One window of the Chanodichthys erythropterus isolate Z2021 chromosome 2, ASM2448905v1, whole genome shotgun sequence genome contains the following:
- the baalca gene encoding BAALC binder of MAP3K1 and KLF4 a, with product MLTGSMGCGGSRSAAIEPRYYESRDTESTWLTSTDTETIRTAAGNGTGESASDNEKTAATAAATGSGQKEEKPMTVTRGSSAKEKKLVNAGTQCGRRATLTDSTQRRPAHRDEVKSKSKKIAEGVKSVRPAVNAEVMP from the exons ATGCTCACGGGCTCGATGGGCTGCGGGGGAAGCAGGTCCGCCGCGATCGAACCCCGATATTACGAGAGCAGAGACACCGAGTCGACGTGGCTCACGAGCACAGACACGGAGACGATACGGACAGCTGCCGGTAACGGAACCGGCGAGAGCGCGAGCgacaatgagaaaacagcagcaacagcagctgCAACCGGATCAG GTCAAAAGGAAGAGAAGCCCATGACGGTAACCAGAGGCTCTTCTGCTAAGGAGAAGAAGCTAGTGAACGCCGGCACACAGTGCGGCAGACGTGCAACGCTCACCGACAGCACCCAGAGGAGACCAGCGCACAGAGATGAG GTTAAAAGTAAATCAAAGAAAATTGCTGAAGGGGTTAAAAGCGTCCGTCCGGCTGTAAATGCTGAGGTGATGCCCTGA